The genomic window AGGTGATATTGGAGCAGCTATAGGAAAGGGAGGAGAACACGTTAAAGAAGCTGAAGAAAAGTTTGGTAAAAAGGTAGATATTATAGAATATTCAAATGATTGGAGAAAATTTATTAGGAATATTTTTGCTCCAATAAAGTTAGATGATGTTTGGGTTAAAAGAGTAGGAAAGGATGTTGTAGCTTTTATAAAAATTAGTCCAAAAGTTAGAAAAGCTGTTTTTGGAGAAAAAGGAAAAAACTTAGAAAGAGCTTTAAATATATTAAAGAGACATACAAAAATAACAAAAATAAAAGTTATTATTAATGAAAAACAACAACAAAAAGTTAACAGAAATATAAAGAAAGAAGGGAAAGATATAAAAGAAGAAGGGAATATTAATAATACATCACAATTAGCTGAGGCACAAAACTGAAGGTGATAATAATGAGTGGTAGTAAGTCACCAAGAGGAGAATTTGCTGGTAGAAAATTAAGATTAAAAAGAAAATGGTGCAGATGGCATGATTATAGATATGTTAAAAGAGTTTTAAGATTAAAAGAGAAATATGATCCATTAGAAGGAGCTCCTATGGCTAGAGGTATTGTTATTGAAAAAGTTGGTTTAGAAGCAAAACAGCCAAATTCTGGGA from Methanocaldococcus villosus KIN24-T80 includes these protein-coding regions:
- a CDS encoding NusA-like transcription termination signal-binding factor, whose translation is MGKLRLTTEEIMKMGFFEKIANVPILDCVITDERVAFIVKEGDIGAAIGKGGEHVKEAEEKFGKKVDIIEYSNDWRKFIRNIFAPIKLDDVWVKRVGKDVVAFIKISPKVRKAVFGEKGKNLERALNILKRHTKITKIKVIINEKQQQKVNRNIKKEGKDIKEEGNINNTSQLAEAQN